A section of the Aminiphilus circumscriptus DSM 16581 genome encodes:
- a CDS encoding double-cubane-cluster-containing anaerobic reductase, with translation MADYHGMWQGLGMDLETHDKLCDALPALFGEAFLEQKNRPAGMDYYNMVIAEVHGLRIAELLAHKEQGGKVVGSFCIYVPEEIVLALEGILVGLCAGSRFWVPAGEAVLPRNLCALIKAGLGAKLSKTCPYFQSVDLIVGENTCDGKKKAWEILGDYAPLYVMDMPNRKSPAGFTLFREELGALARRLEELTGKTLTAEGLLRGCALVDRKRRVLDRLYALRKADPVPLSGRDALLVSQIAFYDDPERFIAQTEALAAECEARVARGEGVFPKGAPRILVTGTPIVVPNWKFHTIAETSGLAVVVEENCTGTRYFEQKVALPETKDVSSLLDALAHRYFDGINCACFSPNEARLDDVVRLAREYRADGVVNLSLSFCTTYQVEEERLRKRLAAEGIPFLSLETDYAPGDEEQLKTRIEAFGESLRR, from the coding sequence CTGCGACGCGCTTCCGGCTCTGTTCGGGGAGGCTTTCCTCGAACAAAAGAACCGCCCGGCGGGGATGGACTACTACAACATGGTCATCGCCGAGGTGCATGGCCTGCGGATTGCGGAGCTTCTCGCCCACAAGGAGCAGGGGGGCAAGGTGGTGGGGTCCTTCTGCATCTATGTTCCGGAGGAGATCGTCCTCGCCCTGGAGGGAATTCTCGTGGGGCTCTGCGCGGGATCTCGGTTCTGGGTGCCCGCGGGCGAGGCGGTGCTGCCCCGCAACCTCTGCGCGCTCATCAAGGCGGGCCTGGGAGCCAAACTGTCCAAAACCTGTCCCTACTTCCAGTCCGTGGATCTCATCGTGGGAGAGAACACCTGCGACGGCAAGAAGAAGGCCTGGGAGATTCTGGGGGACTACGCACCCCTGTACGTCATGGACATGCCCAATCGCAAAAGCCCGGCGGGTTTCACCCTCTTCCGGGAGGAACTCGGCGCCCTGGCCCGGCGTCTGGAGGAGCTGACGGGAAAAACGCTCACCGCCGAGGGCCTGCTTCGGGGATGTGCGCTGGTGGACCGGAAACGGCGGGTTCTCGACCGCCTCTACGCCCTGCGCAAGGCCGATCCCGTGCCCCTCTCCGGTCGGGACGCGTTGCTTGTGAGCCAGATCGCCTTCTACGACGATCCCGAGCGGTTCATCGCCCAGACGGAAGCCCTTGCGGCGGAGTGCGAAGCCCGGGTTGCCAGGGGTGAGGGCGTCTTTCCCAAGGGAGCGCCGCGGATCCTCGTGACGGGAACGCCCATCGTGGTGCCCAACTGGAAGTTCCATACCATCGCCGAGACGAGCGGCCTCGCCGTGGTGGTGGAGGAGAACTGCACGGGCACCCGCTACTTCGAGCAGAAGGTGGCCCTTCCCGAGACGAAGGACGTGTCCTCCCTCCTCGACGCGCTGGCCCACCGCTATTTCGACGGCATCAATTGCGCCTGTTTCTCCCCCAACGAAGCGCGCCTCGACGACGTGGTGCGCCTTGCCCGGGAATACCGCGCCGACGGCGTGGTGAACCTTTCCCTGAGCTTCTGCACTACCTACCAGGTGGAGGAAGAGCGCCTCCGGAAGCGCCTCGCCGCCGAGGGGATCCCCTTTCTCTCCCTGGAGACGGACTACGCGCCGGGCGACGAAGAGCAGCTCAAGACCCGCATCGAAGCCTTCGGCGAGAGCCTGCGCCGCTAG
- a CDS encoding TRAP transporter substrate-binding protein, translating into MRRIHPLLALILVFLFAASPAFAIPQLRVVGSWSNLTAYLNLEEPFWTKKLPEALGGKTEVIMTSLGQVNLSGAAVLRAMDQSLFDVVHTVADYVVSDCPELAGLDLPALAPDIETARKVVEAYRPVLEKTLEGCFNAKLLTIMPYPAQVLFSNEKIGSLEDLKGKKIRASGWTTAEFIEALGATGVNLAFSEVPQSLQRGVVDGAVTGSLSGFNAGWGEVAKYLYPLPIGGWDYIIGVMRMDTWKGLSPEEQQTLTALIEKELEIPGWNATDRETQLGIACLTGQGECPGKTPAALELIPVAPGDLELARKILVERVLPAWAQKAGPEAVARWESTIGAVTGLKAK; encoded by the coding sequence ATGCGCAGAATCCATCCACTGCTCGCCCTGATCCTGGTCTTCCTCTTCGCGGCCTCCCCGGCCTTTGCAATACCCCAGCTCCGGGTCGTCGGAAGCTGGAGCAACCTCACGGCTTATCTGAATCTGGAGGAACCCTTCTGGACCAAAAAACTCCCCGAGGCCTTGGGAGGCAAGACCGAGGTCATCATGACCTCCCTGGGTCAGGTGAACCTCTCCGGCGCGGCGGTGCTCCGTGCCATGGACCAGTCCCTCTTCGACGTGGTGCACACCGTGGCGGATTACGTGGTCTCGGACTGCCCCGAGCTGGCCGGGCTCGACCTTCCCGCCCTGGCGCCGGACATCGAAACCGCCCGCAAGGTGGTCGAGGCCTACCGCCCCGTGCTGGAGAAAACTCTTGAAGGGTGCTTCAACGCGAAACTCCTCACGATCATGCCCTATCCCGCCCAGGTGCTCTTCTCCAACGAGAAGATCGGCAGCCTCGAAGACCTGAAGGGCAAGAAGATCCGGGCCAGCGGCTGGACCACCGCAGAGTTCATCGAGGCCCTTGGCGCCACGGGAGTGAACCTCGCCTTCTCGGAAGTGCCCCAGTCACTTCAACGGGGCGTGGTGGACGGCGCGGTGACGGGGAGCCTCTCCGGCTTCAACGCCGGCTGGGGCGAGGTAGCCAAGTACCTCTATCCCCTCCCCATCGGCGGCTGGGACTACATCATCGGCGTGATGCGCATGGACACGTGGAAGGGGCTTTCTCCGGAGGAGCAGCAGACCCTCACCGCGCTCATCGAAAAGGAACTGGAGATTCCCGGCTGGAACGCCACGGACCGGGAGACCCAGCTCGGCATCGCCTGCCTGACCGGTCAGGGGGAGTGCCCTGGCAAGACTCCCGCGGCGCTTGAACTGATCCCCGTCGCCCCGGGCGATCTCGAACTGGCCCGGAAGATCCTGGTGGAGCGGGTTCTTCCCGCCTGGGCACAAAAGGCCGGCCCCGAAGCGGTGGCGCGGTGGGAGAGCACCATCGGCGCGGTGACGGGACTTAAGGCGAAATAG
- a CDS encoding PLP-dependent aminotransferase family protein has product MTALLLARQGKTLVVTEDPVHLHFQQTLRLAGAELYPLSVDEAGLRTDELPRNVRPGAVFLTPSHQFPLGGTLSVQRRIDLVAYAAATECLLIEDDYESEFRFEGLPVSSLRELAPSATVYIGSFSKILSPALRLGYAIVPAHLGEVFRRIKYDVSNHTSSVEQRIVADLLDEGVVERHIARMKRFYREGRKRLVRNLADAFPGRHEIRSAGAGAGLHLVVRFPGLVFDAERCSRIEARGVRIHPVEGHAIRKGHYGEWVILGYGNLSFDAMDEGVARLRAALDAEMA; this is encoded by the coding sequence ATCACCGCTCTCCTTCTCGCCCGGCAGGGCAAAACCCTCGTCGTCACAGAGGATCCGGTGCACCTCCATTTCCAGCAGACGCTGCGCCTCGCCGGGGCGGAGCTGTACCCCCTCTCCGTGGATGAAGCGGGACTACGCACGGACGAACTGCCCCGGAACGTTCGCCCCGGAGCGGTCTTCCTCACTCCCTCGCACCAGTTTCCCCTGGGAGGGACCCTCTCCGTCCAGCGGCGCATCGACCTCGTCGCCTACGCGGCGGCCACGGAATGTCTCCTCATCGAGGACGACTACGAGAGCGAGTTCCGCTTCGAAGGGCTGCCCGTGAGTTCCCTTCGGGAGCTTGCCCCGTCCGCGACGGTGTACATCGGCTCCTTCAGCAAGATTCTCTCCCCCGCCCTCCGCCTGGGCTACGCCATCGTTCCGGCGCACCTCGGGGAGGTCTTCCGGCGGATCAAGTACGACGTGAGCAACCACACCTCCTCGGTGGAGCAGCGGATCGTGGCGGACCTGCTCGACGAGGGAGTGGTGGAGCGACACATCGCCCGGATGAAACGCTTCTATCGGGAGGGACGAAAGCGGCTCGTCCGAAACCTGGCCGACGCCTTTCCCGGGCGGCACGAGATCAGGAGTGCCGGGGCCGGGGCCGGGTTGCACCTGGTGGTACGCTTTCCCGGCCTCGTCTTCGACGCGGAGCGTTGTTCCCGCATCGAGGCCAGGGGTGTGCGGATCCATCCCGTGGAGGGGCACGCGATTCGCAAGGGGCATTACGGGGAGTGGGTCATCCTCGGCTACGGCAACCTTTCCTTCGATGCCATGGACGAGGGTGTCGCACGTCTTCGGGCCGCCCTGGACGCGGAGATGGCCTGA
- a CDS encoding DUF2848 family protein: MRKSFAVESRQGVDQVTLLWDACVAVGYAGRNQESVAAHVRELAELGVPVPSRIPSMYWIDPERITDGSELFVVGEETSGEVEFFLASDDAGRWYVALASDHTDRKLEAVSVAKAKQICTKVVSSTVWPLDELEDHWDDLILESRVANGNEPFSEYQRGRTGLLLSPETLLALAKEDLPYEAPRVALFSGTIPLSAKATRFASRWELRLSDPVLGRELRGAYRVRVLPDRN, encoded by the coding sequence ATGCGCAAGAGTTTCGCGGTGGAGAGTCGGCAGGGCGTGGACCAGGTGACCCTTCTGTGGGATGCCTGCGTGGCCGTGGGCTACGCGGGACGAAATCAGGAGAGCGTCGCGGCCCACGTGCGGGAACTCGCCGAACTGGGCGTTCCCGTTCCCTCTCGGATTCCTTCCATGTACTGGATCGATCCGGAGCGGATCACCGACGGAAGCGAGCTTTTCGTCGTGGGTGAGGAGACCTCCGGCGAGGTGGAATTTTTTCTCGCCTCCGACGACGCGGGGCGCTGGTACGTGGCCCTGGCGAGCGACCACACGGACCGGAAGCTCGAGGCGGTCTCGGTGGCGAAGGCGAAGCAGATCTGCACCAAGGTGGTTTCGTCCACCGTCTGGCCGTTGGATGAACTGGAGGATCACTGGGACGACCTGATCCTGGAATCCCGAGTCGCCAACGGAAACGAACCGTTCTCGGAATACCAGCGGGGGCGGACGGGGCTGCTTCTGTCTCCGGAGACGCTCCTCGCTCTTGCGAAGGAAGATCTCCCCTACGAGGCGCCCCGGGTCGCCCTTTTCAGCGGCACCATCCCGCTCTCGGCCAAGGCGACCCGCTTCGCCTCCCGGTGGGAGCTACGCCTTTCCGATCCCGTCCTGGGGCGGGAACTGCGGGGGGCCTACCGCGTCCGGGTCCTTCCCGACCGAAACTGA
- a CDS encoding ATP-binding protein encodes MKNGNLLLVASLREASDVVATLERNGFAVAAVPDVIRAGHTLERGPSPDLALLDLDVPENCISAAMAVLASRREDGAVFVDVADDGVGFAREAVPEGGGAEPAADFLVTSGAGLRLLDPPAKQLDARVERFAGPGGKGTCFRIVLPEEALAGEVADEE; translated from the coding sequence GTGAAGAACGGAAATCTCCTCCTCGTGGCGTCTCTCCGGGAGGCTTCGGATGTGGTTGCGACGCTCGAGAGAAATGGTTTTGCCGTGGCGGCCGTTCCGGATGTCATTCGGGCAGGGCACACTCTGGAGCGTGGTCCTTCGCCGGACCTGGCCCTGCTGGATCTCGACGTGCCGGAAAACTGCATTTCCGCGGCAATGGCGGTCCTTGCCTCCCGCCGGGAGGACGGGGCCGTGTTCGTGGACGTTGCCGACGACGGCGTCGGTTTTGCCCGCGAGGCCGTGCCCGAGGGCGGCGGAGCCGAACCGGCGGCGGACTTTCTTGTCACATCGGGAGCGGGGCTGCGCCTGCTCGATCCGCCGGCGAAACAGCTCGATGCCAGGGTGGAGCGCTTCGCCGGACCCGGGGGGAAGGGCACGTGCTTCCGCATTGTCCTTCCAGAAGAAGCGCTCGCCGGGGAAGTGGCGGACGAGGAATGA
- a CDS encoding DUF3343 domain-containing protein, with the protein MPPPSVPWVYALFVTASDGMRLAAELKRRGTTCTLCPTPRHLSRSCGLALRFAPEDEAAVRAAASSVAVEARYVREK; encoded by the coding sequence GTGCCTCCTCCGTCCGTTCCGTGGGTTTACGCGCTCTTCGTCACCGCCTCGGACGGCATGCGTCTCGCGGCTGAACTGAAGCGGCGCGGCACGACGTGCACCCTCTGCCCCACGCCGCGCCATCTCTCCAGAAGCTGCGGCCTCGCCCTCCGCTTTGCTCCGGAGGACGAGGCCGCGGTGCGCGCCGCCGCATCCTCCGTCGCCGTCGAGGCCCGGTACGTGCGGGAAAAATAA
- a CDS encoding TRAP transporter large permease → MIWAVAFVLLVALLLLSIPVAATMAGLGLILGKVFTPFPLYRSLGEISWEGSTNFTLFAIPLFILLGQFLVHSGIADRTYKAVDTWLCGLPGGLMHANVATCALFAATSGSSVATAATMGTVAMPQAKKFGYHDGLFAASIASGGTLGILIPPSINMIVYGFMTNTSIPKLFVAGIVPGVILTVLFMLFILGACVVKPELGGVRRSTSWRERVHSLKDLLPVGIIFSVVIGSVYTGFATPTESAALGVLAAFFIALWYRRISWQILVDSMKGTMKTTGMIMLILLAANFLNFILVFLGLSQQITQLVGSLGMTPFVTLMIIIAMYVVLGFFIETLSLMVLTIPVVHPIIQSLGYDPIWFGILLILLIQMALITPPVGLNLYVIQGVRQRGSISDLAVWIIPFVAMLFVMIALLIRYPGLALWLVG, encoded by the coding sequence ATGATCTGGGCCGTGGCGTTCGTTCTCCTCGTGGCGCTTCTCCTCTTGAGCATCCCCGTGGCGGCCACCATGGCGGGACTCGGCCTTATCCTGGGAAAGGTGTTCACACCCTTTCCGCTCTATCGCTCTCTCGGGGAGATCTCCTGGGAGGGAAGCACCAACTTCACCCTCTTTGCAATCCCCCTCTTCATCCTGCTGGGTCAGTTTCTCGTTCATTCGGGCATCGCCGACCGCACCTACAAGGCGGTGGACACCTGGCTCTGCGGGCTGCCCGGCGGACTCATGCACGCCAATGTCGCCACCTGCGCCCTCTTCGCCGCCACGTCCGGCTCCAGCGTGGCCACCGCGGCCACCATGGGCACCGTGGCCATGCCCCAGGCGAAGAAATTCGGCTACCACGACGGCCTCTTCGCCGCCAGCATCGCCTCCGGCGGCACCCTGGGAATCCTCATCCCTCCCTCGATCAACATGATCGTCTACGGCTTCATGACCAACACGTCCATCCCCAAGCTCTTCGTGGCGGGCATCGTCCCCGGCGTGATTCTCACGGTGCTCTTCATGCTCTTCATCCTGGGAGCCTGCGTGGTGAAGCCCGAATTGGGCGGCGTCCGACGGAGCACGTCCTGGCGCGAGCGCGTGCACAGCCTGAAAGACCTCCTCCCCGTGGGGATCATCTTCTCCGTGGTCATCGGGTCGGTCTACACGGGGTTCGCCACCCCCACTGAATCGGCGGCGCTGGGGGTGCTCGCGGCGTTCTTCATCGCCCTGTGGTACCGGAGGATCTCCTGGCAGATTCTCGTGGATTCCATGAAGGGCACCATGAAAACCACGGGCATGATCATGCTCATCCTTCTGGCGGCGAACTTCCTGAACTTCATCCTCGTCTTCCTGGGACTCTCCCAGCAGATCACCCAGCTCGTGGGCAGCCTGGGCATGACGCCCTTCGTCACCCTTATGATCATCATCGCCATGTACGTGGTTCTTGGATTCTTCATCGAGACCCTCTCGCTCATGGTACTCACCATTCCCGTGGTGCACCCCATCATCCAAAGCCTGGGCTACGACCCCATCTGGTTTGGCATTCTCCTCATCCTCCTGATCCAGATGGCGCTCATCACTCCACCGGTGGGGCTGAACCTCTACGTCATCCAGGGCGTGCGCCAGCGGGGTTCCATCTCCGACCTCGCGGTCTGGATCATCCCCTTCGTGGCCATGCTCTTCGTCATGATCGCCCTGCTCATCCGCTATCCCGGCCTCGCGCTCTGGCTTGTGGGATAG
- a CDS encoding DUF1156 domain-containing protein, whose product MIEKHFDIPFIADLALREKQIQQNYRPIIAVHKWFARRPGTLFRGLMLAEFAGNPLRETFYAPHKFHELNIADPFMGGGTPLLEANRIGCNTTGCDINPMSCWIVEQEMAFLDLAAYADAARDLLLHLEDEVGHLYRTRCTLCGNEEAHVKYFLWVKTASCRTCGKVTDLFPGYLLAGNARHPKNVFVCSVCGKLTETADRNEPGHCIHCGERLSTKGTTHRNTFECAHCGDRNSFSQDATNPPSHRLFALEYHCPACKPGHAGRFFKSPDQQDLSRLEECEDRWRKISPRFVPDDTIPPGDETNRLHRWGYRHYREMFNARQLLGLELSARYIAAVTDPPLRNALATNLSDLLRYQNMLCRYDTSALKSLDIFSVHGFPVGLVQCESNILGISAQAKESCIGSGGWRNIIEKYRKAKTYCFTPFEIRHRGRNKETVSITGEKIEMAGGNAPFTEGRQVSLHCMDAAELDIPESSLDGVFTDPPYFGNVQYAELIDFCYVWLRRLVGTERAFFAPVSTRHDRELTGNQEQGRGLPHFAEGLSAVFRRMAYALKPGAPLAFTYHHNSLEAYFPIAAALLDAGLTCSASLPCPAEMGASIHINGTGSSIIDTVFVCRTTGTVSRYSLPDSSEELFPLIRRDIEHLRQGGVTPTLGDVRCLIYGHLIRLAVWYLRKSWDSHIDTEEKLSIIDAWTRQFGIPPATEAHLNTANLSRLHEPRNFFRKRPDEQGADHDDTDISF is encoded by the coding sequence ATGATTGAAAAGCATTTCGACATCCCCTTTATCGCAGACCTTGCACTACGGGAAAAACAGATTCAACAGAACTACAGACCGATCATTGCAGTTCACAAATGGTTTGCCCGGCGACCGGGAACACTGTTTCGGGGCCTTATGCTGGCGGAGTTCGCCGGCAACCCTTTGAGAGAGACGTTCTACGCCCCGCACAAGTTTCACGAACTGAACATCGCCGACCCTTTCATGGGCGGCGGCACACCCCTTTTGGAAGCGAACAGAATCGGATGTAACACCACAGGCTGCGACATCAACCCCATGTCCTGTTGGATCGTGGAGCAGGAAATGGCGTTTCTCGACCTCGCGGCCTATGCGGATGCCGCACGCGACCTCCTTCTGCATCTTGAGGATGAAGTCGGCCATCTCTACCGCACCCGATGCACTCTCTGCGGCAACGAGGAGGCGCATGTAAAGTATTTTCTCTGGGTAAAAACCGCCTCCTGCCGCACCTGTGGCAAGGTGACCGACTTGTTTCCCGGCTATCTCCTCGCCGGAAACGCTCGGCATCCCAAAAACGTCTTCGTCTGCTCCGTCTGCGGAAAACTGACGGAGACAGCCGACCGCAACGAACCGGGACACTGCATTCATTGCGGCGAAAGGCTTTCCACAAAGGGAACGACTCACCGCAACACTTTCGAATGTGCCCATTGCGGAGACAGGAATTCGTTTTCCCAGGACGCGACGAATCCCCCCTCTCATCGTCTCTTCGCTCTCGAATACCACTGTCCTGCCTGCAAGCCAGGACATGCCGGCCGGTTCTTCAAGAGCCCGGACCAGCAAGATCTTTCCCGTCTCGAAGAGTGTGAAGATCGGTGGCGAAAGATATCCCCCCGCTTTGTCCCGGACGACACCATTCCACCCGGGGACGAAACGAACCGTCTTCACCGCTGGGGGTATCGACACTACCGGGAAATGTTCAATGCCCGCCAGTTGCTCGGCCTCGAACTCTCGGCCAGATACATCGCGGCGGTCACCGACCCGCCCCTTCGAAACGCACTGGCCACAAATCTTTCGGATCTCCTGCGCTATCAGAACATGCTCTGTCGGTACGACACGTCGGCGTTGAAGTCCCTTGACATCTTCTCGGTACACGGTTTTCCGGTGGGACTGGTTCAGTGCGAATCAAACATCCTGGGGATTTCCGCCCAAGCGAAGGAATCCTGCATCGGCAGCGGGGGATGGAGAAACATCATTGAGAAATACCGCAAGGCAAAGACCTATTGTTTCACCCCCTTCGAAATCCGCCACCGGGGACGCAACAAAGAAACGGTTTCCATCACCGGGGAAAAGATTGAAATGGCCGGTGGAAACGCACCTTTCACGGAGGGACGACAGGTCTCTCTCCACTGTATGGACGCAGCGGAACTCGATATTCCCGAGTCCTCTCTCGATGGTGTGTTCACCGATCCCCCCTATTTCGGGAACGTCCAATACGCGGAACTGATTGATTTCTGCTATGTCTGGCTCCGTCGCCTCGTCGGAACCGAACGCGCTTTTTTTGCTCCCGTATCGACTCGACACGACAGGGAATTGACAGGAAACCAGGAGCAAGGAAGAGGCTTACCCCATTTCGCGGAAGGACTCTCCGCCGTCTTCCGACGTATGGCTTATGCACTCAAACCAGGCGCACCGCTGGCCTTCACCTATCACCACAACTCGCTGGAAGCCTATTTCCCCATCGCAGCGGCTCTTCTCGACGCGGGCCTGACCTGCTCGGCCTCCCTCCCCTGCCCCGCGGAGATGGGTGCTTCCATCCACATCAACGGAACAGGATCGTCGATCATCGACACGGTCTTCGTCTGCCGGACCACTGGCACCGTTTCGAGATACAGTCTTCCCGACTCTTCGGAAGAACTTTTTCCTCTGATCCGAAGGGACATCGAACACCTTCGTCAAGGCGGCGTCACGCCGACGCTGGGTGATGTGCGATGTCTCATCTACGGCCATCTCATCCGGCTCGCGGTGTGGTACCTTCGAAAAAGCTGGGACAGTCACATCGACACGGAAGAAAAACTCAGCATCATCGATGCCTGGACACGGCAATTCGGCATCCCTCCGGCCACGGAGGCTCACCTCAATACCGCAAATCTCTCCCGTCTCCACGAACCACGAAACTTTTTCCGGAAGCGACCGGATGAACAAGGAGCCGACCATGACGACACCGACATTTCCTTTTGA
- a CDS encoding TRAP transporter small permease subunit, translating to MTTTKEETPRQRSALLALSERFSVLAVVAGGLLLFGMSWFIGVEVLLRKFFRISTGGAEEYSSYALAILSAWSFSYALFTKAHIRVDAVYLKLRRNVRLVLDVAALGAFAAYTLPMTWYGWKAFSLSFTKGSLANTPLQTPLWIPMLLWILGIAFFAWAVLLLLGETLTALLRGDTATASALAGCPLLEEEIDEEKALAAKTLGATETKREEDR from the coding sequence GTGACGACGACAAAAGAAGAAACACCCCGGCAAAGATCGGCGCTCCTCGCCCTGAGTGAAAGATTCTCCGTCCTGGCGGTCGTTGCGGGAGGGCTTCTGCTCTTCGGCATGTCCTGGTTTATCGGCGTGGAGGTGCTGCTCCGCAAATTCTTCCGCATCAGCACCGGAGGGGCGGAGGAATACTCCAGCTATGCCCTGGCGATTCTCAGCGCCTGGTCCTTCTCGTATGCACTCTTCACCAAGGCCCACATCCGGGTGGATGCGGTCTATTTGAAGCTGCGTCGCAACGTCCGACTCGTCCTCGACGTGGCGGCCCTGGGGGCCTTCGCCGCCTACACACTCCCCATGACCTGGTACGGCTGGAAAGCCTTCTCCCTCTCCTTCACCAAGGGCTCCCTGGCGAACACGCCGCTCCAGACCCCGCTGTGGATTCCCATGCTGCTCTGGATCCTCGGCATCGCCTTCTTCGCCTGGGCGGTACTCCTTCTGCTCGGAGAAACCCTCACCGCCCTCCTCCGGGGGGATACGGCAACCGCGTCGGCCCTCGCGGGCTGCCCCCTTCTCGAGGAGGAGATCGACGAGGAAAAGGCCCTGGCGGCAAAAACTCTCGGCGCGACGGAAACGAAAAGGGAGGAAGACCGATGA
- a CDS encoding citrate lyase subunit alpha: MDAIVTERGICINPLRTDLREAARKAKLPVKEIADLKAEVEGLTGKAEEAPLPDPKPENVVALIEYRDGTILDSLFRIS; the protein is encoded by the coding sequence GTGGACGCCATCGTCACCGAGCGGGGCATCTGCATCAATCCCCTCCGGACGGACCTGCGCGAGGCGGCCCGGAAGGCGAAGCTCCCCGTCAAGGAGATCGCCGACCTCAAGGCCGAGGTGGAGGGCCTGACGGGAAAGGCCGAGGAGGCTCCCCTTCCCGACCCGAAACCGGAGAACGTGGTGGCGCTCATCGAATACCGGGACGGCACCATCCTGGACAGCCTCTTCCGCATTTCCTGA